A window of Polaribacter litorisediminis contains these coding sequences:
- a CDS encoding glycosyltransferase — protein MFAFNIIQIILLILLGLATLYIFIFSIASLFYKQKTYSDNGNMKTMAVLVPGYKEDQVIIEVAKLALEQDYPSNLFDVIIIADSFKEETLTTLKTLPIKLIEVSFEKSTKSKALNKAMATLERAYDIAVVLDADNIMAPDFLQKINAVFENDFIAVQGHRTAKNTNNSWAILDAISEEINNNIFRKGHRVLGLSSAIIGSGMAFRYPYFKSLMSTVTAIGGFDKEIELKMLKEGRKIVYLDDALVFDEKIQKSEVFGNQRRRWLSAQFHYFRKDFLNALKDLILKGNIDYFDKAIQFIQPPRILLLGAVILFSIGFIVANYFLENQIMYTQYWIVLGVACVLSFIFAVPRSYYTLKTLSALASLPKGMFMMLLSLLKIKGANKTFIHTQHTSSSEEISSK, from the coding sequence ATGTTCGCATTTAATATCATACAAATTATTTTATTGATTCTTTTGGGGTTAGCAACGCTATATATTTTTATATTTTCAATAGCCAGCCTTTTTTACAAACAGAAAACCTATTCAGATAACGGCAATATGAAAACAATGGCTGTTCTTGTGCCAGGTTATAAAGAAGATCAAGTTATTATTGAAGTTGCAAAATTAGCTTTAGAACAAGACTATCCCTCAAATCTTTTTGATGTCATTATTATTGCAGATTCTTTTAAAGAAGAAACTTTGACCACTTTAAAAACTTTACCCATAAAACTCATAGAAGTAAGTTTTGAAAAGAGTACAAAATCCAAAGCTTTAAACAAAGCCATGGCAACTTTAGAGAGGGCCTATGACATCGCTGTAGTTTTAGATGCAGATAATATAATGGCTCCAGATTTTTTACAAAAAATAAATGCCGTATTCGAAAATGATTTTATTGCAGTTCAGGGGCATAGAACCGCTAAAAACACAAATAATTCATGGGCTATATTAGATGCAATTAGTGAGGAAATAAACAACAACATATTTCGAAAAGGTCACAGAGTGTTAGGACTGTCGTCTGCTATTATTGGCTCTGGAATGGCATTTAGATACCCCTATTTTAAATCATTAATGTCAACGGTTACGGCAATAGGCGGCTTCGATAAAGAGATTGAGCTAAAAATGTTAAAAGAGGGTCGTAAAATTGTGTATTTAGATGATGCTTTAGTTTTTGATGAAAAAATTCAAAAATCAGAAGTATTTGGCAACCAACGTAGACGTTGGTTATCGGCTCAATTTCATTACTTTAGAAAAGATTTTTTGAATGCCTTAAAAGATTTAATTTTAAAAGGAAATATCGATTATTTTGACAAAGCCATTCAATTTATACAGCCACCAAGAATTTTATTATTAGGCGCTGTTATACTTTTTAGCATTGGTTTTATTGTTGCCAATTACTTTTTAGAAAACCAAATTATGTACACTCAGTATTGGATTGTTTTAGGGGTAGCTTGCGTCTTATCATTTATTTTTGCTGTACCCAGATCCTATTATACCTTAAAAACATTAAGTGCTTTGGCGAGTTTGCCAAAAGGAATGTTTATGATGCTGCTATCTTTACTTAAAATTAAAGGAGCTAATAAAACATTTATTCACACACAACATACCTCAAGCTCAGAAGAAATAAGTTCTAAATAA
- a CDS encoding acyltransferase family protein, producing the protein MKYKKLQKLEAIRGFSALYVVLFHMLPQKIFLFGINIGFFFRFGSEAVIMFLILSGFVIKYSWEKSADTSFRNYFFKRFIRIYIPLIFIFILAYALKSYAEGGFADPEWKTLLGNLFMLQDVISLKPNVISPTYMRNGVLWSLSYEWWFYMLFFVLVKYIETKKLNTWVNILTIIATISYLFYPFILNRIVMYFAIWWIGVRFADIYLKGEADTFKSMQKYSYVLLFIIALLGLNFYINFNDTKIYAYPLVAYPFVALRHFVFAFLAMLAGITWNKLNWIGFDKIFGVFKHLAPFSYVMYISHHYLVVEASYLQFINNKIIEYTFYVLLMLLFSYLVEVVIYSKIKKWITSYYATNF; encoded by the coding sequence ATGAAGTATAAAAAACTACAAAAACTTGAAGCAATCCGCGGGTTTTCTGCGCTTTATGTGGTGCTTTTTCATATGCTTCCGCAAAAAATATTTCTTTTCGGAATTAACATAGGCTTTTTTTTTCGCTTTGGCTCAGAGGCCGTAATTATGTTTTTAATATTAAGCGGATTTGTCATAAAATATTCTTGGGAAAAATCGGCAGACACCTCTTTTCGAAACTACTTTTTTAAACGATTTATCAGAATTTACATTCCGTTAATTTTTATCTTTATACTAGCCTATGCTCTAAAAAGCTATGCAGAAGGTGGTTTTGCAGATCCTGAATGGAAAACTCTTTTGGGTAATCTCTTTATGTTGCAAGATGTAATTTCATTAAAACCAAATGTCATTTCTCCTACCTATATGAGAAATGGTGTGCTTTGGTCCCTATCTTACGAATGGTGGTTTTATATGCTCTTTTTTGTGCTCGTGAAATATATAGAAACCAAAAAATTAAATACTTGGGTAAATATATTGACGATTATCGCAACGATATCTTATCTTTTTTATCCATTTATACTCAATAGAATTGTCATGTATTTCGCCATTTGGTGGATTGGTGTGCGCTTTGCAGACATTTATCTTAAAGGAGAGGCCGATACGTTTAAATCGATGCAAAAATACAGCTATGTTTTACTCTTTATCATAGCACTACTAGGACTCAATTTTTACATCAACTTTAACGATACAAAAATATATGCCTATCCTCTGGTAGCGTATCCATTTGTTGCATTAAGACATTTTGTTTTTGCATTTTTAGCAATGCTAGCAGGAATTACTTGGAACAAATTAAACTGGATAGGATTTGATAAAATATTCGGAGTTTTTAAACACTTAGCTCCCTTCTCTTATGTCATGTATATTTCGCATCATTACTTAGTGGTAGAAGCATCCTATCTACAATTTATCAATAATAAAATAATTGAATATACATTCTACGTCCTTTTAATGCTTCTCTTTTCGTATCTTGTAGAGGTCGTTATTTATAGCAAAATTAAAAAATGGATTACAAGTTATTACGCAACTAATTTTTAA
- a CDS encoding glycosyltransferase family 4 protein, giving the protein MKIGIEGQRLFRKKKHGMDMVALELIKNLQIIDKKNQYYIFVKPDEDNDVLQETANFKVITLEGGSYPTWEQIALPKAAKQYGCDILHCTSNTAPFFTDIPLITILHDIIYMESSYLQILKSSASTYQKFGNIYRKLVVPRVVKKSKKVITVSHFEKNRIGEFFGMKGNGKLDAIYNGVSEHFKPVTDKKELKRVKDTYNLPDKYFFFLGNTDPKKNTKGTLKAFSDFLKQTGSDHKLVMLDYDKVELHKLLVEINDTNLIHKIVLTGYVINTDLPAIYAQCDIFLYPSLRESFGIPMLEAMSCNVPVITSNTSSMPEVSGDAAHIIDPFKPEEITAAIVKILKDDVYKKALCNKGLARSKQFSWHNMAKEYLKQYELIHSEKSTK; this is encoded by the coding sequence ATGAAAATAGGTATAGAAGGACAAAGACTTTTTCGAAAAAAGAAACATGGCATGGACATGGTTGCTTTAGAGCTTATTAAAAACCTCCAAATCATCGACAAAAAAAATCAGTATTATATCTTTGTAAAACCTGATGAAGATAACGATGTTCTGCAAGAAACCGCTAATTTTAAGGTGATAACACTAGAGGGTGGCTCCTACCCTACTTGGGAACAAATAGCCTTACCAAAAGCTGCAAAACAATACGGTTGCGATATTTTACATTGCACTAGCAACACAGCACCTTTTTTTACAGACATTCCTTTAATTACCATACTGCACGATATTATTTACATGGAAAGCAGCTATCTACAAATCTTAAAAAGTAGTGCTAGCACCTATCAAAAATTCGGAAATATCTACAGAAAACTAGTGGTTCCTAGAGTTGTAAAGAAAAGTAAAAAAGTAATTACAGTTTCTCATTTTGAGAAAAACAGAATTGGCGAGTTCTTTGGCATGAAAGGGAATGGCAAACTCGATGCCATCTATAACGGTGTAAGCGAACACTTTAAACCAGTTACCGATAAAAAAGAGCTAAAAAGAGTAAAAGACACATATAACTTACCCGATAAATATTTCTTTTTCTTAGGAAATACAGATCCTAAAAAAAACACAAAAGGAACCCTTAAAGCATTTTCAGATTTTTTAAAACAAACGGGGTCAGATCATAAACTCGTAATGCTTGATTATGACAAAGTTGAACTGCATAAACTTTTAGTTGAAATTAATGACACCAATCTAATCCATAAAATTGTATTAACAGGCTACGTAATCAATACCGATTTACCTGCTATTTATGCGCAATGCGATATCTTTTTATATCCTTCGCTTCGAGAAAGTTTTGGTATTCCGATGTTAGAAGCCATGTCTTGTAATGTACCTGTTATTACATCAAACACCTCATCCATGCCAGAGGTTTCTGGCGATGCAGCTCATATTATTGATCCTTTTAAACCAGAAGAAATTACAGCAGCTATTGTTAAAATTTTAAAGGATGATGTGTATAAAAAAGCACTCTGCAACAAAGGTCTTGCTAGGAGCAAACAATTTTCTTGGCACAATATGGCAAAAGAGTATTTAAAACAATATGAACTAATTCATTCAGAAAAATCTACAAAATAA
- a CDS encoding glycosyltransferase family 2 protein → MDIKSQFPMVSIVSVNYDQPEVTCEMLASLRNVTYPNFETLIVDNGSPTKSPDSIKQKYPEVQLIISKKNLGFAGGNNIALKKAKGDYILLLNNDTEVQPDFLESLVTLMESDKKIGIASSKILYFYEDNIIQYAGASPINQITSRGRHYGYKEVDTGQLDKITETAYPHGACMMIRKSVLKEIGLLYEGYFLYYEELDFAERVKRAGYTIYFQPNSSILHKESISTGKNSPLKTYYMNRNRVLFVRRNTKGITFLLAMIYFFLISLPKNTLKYLSDKKHLSALYRGVLWNIRNFDINKNQEL, encoded by the coding sequence ATGGATATAAAATCTCAATTCCCCATGGTATCCATCGTAAGTGTAAATTACGATCAACCTGAAGTTACTTGCGAAATGCTTGCTTCTTTGCGAAACGTTACCTATCCTAATTTTGAAACATTAATTGTAGACAACGGCTCTCCGACAAAATCTCCTGATAGTATCAAGCAAAAATATCCTGAAGTTCAATTAATCATCAGTAAGAAAAATTTGGGTTTTGCTGGCGGAAATAACATTGCTTTAAAAAAAGCAAAAGGAGATTATATCTTGTTATTAAACAATGATACCGAGGTGCAACCCGACTTTTTAGAAAGTTTAGTAACATTGATGGAATCCGATAAAAAAATAGGAATTGCAAGTTCTAAAATTCTTTATTTTTATGAAGATAACATCATACAATATGCCGGAGCATCGCCTATAAACCAGATTACTTCTAGAGGGAGACATTACGGATATAAAGAAGTAGATACGGGACAACTTGATAAAATAACAGAAACCGCCTATCCTCACGGTGCATGTATGATGATCAGAAAAAGTGTTTTAAAAGAAATAGGCTTGTTATATGAAGGTTATTTTCTTTATTATGAAGAACTTGATTTTGCAGAAAGAGTAAAACGAGCAGGATACACAATTTATTTCCAACCAAACTCTTCCATCCTTCATAAAGAATCTATTTCTACCGGTAAAAATAGTCCTTTAAAAACCTATTATATGAATAGAAATAGGGTGTTGTTTGTAAGAAGAAACACTAAAGGAATTACTTTTTTGCTAGCAATGATCTATTTCTTTCTGATTTCGCTTCCTAAAAATACGCTTAAATACCTGTCTGATAAAAAACATTTATCTGCGCTATATAGAGGAGTGCTATGGAATATTAGAAATTTTGATATTAACAAAAATCAGGAGTTATGA